The genomic DNA CCAAGAAGGGCCTTGGCCAAGGCACTGCTTATTGAAGCAGATCTTTGCTGCTTGCCTCCACTCTGGCAAAAGCAAGTATGTGCAATGGAAGTATAGGTAtaacagaaattatatttaGACAAATATCTGCATTTTAGCAGTAGCAGACTATTCTACTTTGAATGCCAGTGCAAGTCAGTCTTCTTTCTCTATGTCTGTACCCCAGGCCCAACCCTCTTTCATGCAAACTCTCTCCCTGCACAGGCTTggacagagagaaggagaggCTTCACAATAACACAGATTTAAGCAAAtggtttattttccccaaatcaGGATCGTAGACTTTAGGAGGGATTACTTGACCTAGACTCAGCAATTTCTTCCACCAACACTAAAAATACCCTTGAATGAGCAGTGGAAATATGATAGCTTAAACACTTAGCAGTACTTTAGGCTAGACAGTGGTTTATAATTATATGGTTTCCATTCAAAGACCTGCCAAGGGGCCATTTCCACACAGTCTTTATTTTAGTGAGGACTGGGCTCTGCCAGCCTGAAGTAAAGGGGGATAGACAGCATCTGCCTTCATCTATCAGCAAAACCAGCCTCAACTTCTGCACAACATTTTCTGCCTgtagtttttttaaaatctaacaACACTTCCTCTtaaactgtaaaagaaaatctACTGAACATGAAAGAGTAACAATCATCACAAGAGCTGTATCACTCAGATTTATAGTCATCTTTACATGTTTTCTCAGTATATTGCAGTTCTCTGTGCTGCAAGTGCCAAGGTACAGAGAAGTTTGTGGGCTGATCTGGGAGGCTGGGGTACCTGGACAAGGGAGATTCAGGATCCTGGCACCACAAGACCTGCTTAAGCATTCATCCACAGCCCTGGATGGTGGGAGGTGCAGGAGCATGTAGATGCACAATGATGGAAAAGTAAAGCAACTTTTCCATTTCTGCCCACAAACCTCCATTAATAGCTGCCACCAGGTCAGCATTTCGTGTCAGGTGGATGAGCCCAGCTGTGCTAAGACGAGCTCTTATTCAATAGgttttttggaaggaaaaaaagaaaatccccaaataCTCCAAAATCCAGTAACAGGACAAGAACAAAGACAAGGCCATTGATGGAGAACAGGCAGAGAGACACTGTTACCATTACACAAGGGGCATCTCAGGGCTGATGCACCacagaggagaggaagggataTGGAGCTGTGGAGCTCGTCCCATCACACCCCACCATGCTGACGGGGACCCAGGACCTAAAGAAATGTCTTTCTGCAAGAGCCAGCAGGCAGCTGTGCACAGTAAACTGGGGGGGTTAAAGTTAACAACACACTAAAGTAAATACTGAGTGCAAAGCCTCACAAACCACACCTCGCCTGGGTTTGCAGGAGCATCTGGTGGGACAACTgagaggcagctctgcagcagctggggatgTGCTGGAGAGACAAGTGTGTTCTCCTGATTGCACACATCTTCAGTTGCTCACGTTAACTAATAAAAAACCACTATGCGTTTCTATAGATTGAAGCAAGGCTTTTTGAGGAACCACAAAACCCTTCTTTTCCCCAGGCTGAATGTTTCTAAACTATTTCCCATGAAACTCTGCAATAAAGTCTCTCTCTAAATTACACTAATTTGTTAAATTGGGTTTCATTACCATCCTTTCCCTCAGTGCCCATTACACCAGCTGGATGCTGCATTTCAGGAATCCATTACACGctaacaacaaaaatgtttcctcctaaaaataaattaaaagcaagatttaaaaaaagactttttgtgATAAACTATTTCCTATTTCTTTAAAGGTCCAAGATGTTATCAGAGAAGCGAAGGCAGATGAAACGCCTACTTTTGGACAGTGTGCTCTCTAGAATGCCCTGTTCTCccaattaatttcttttataaGCATAACTAACAGAAGCAATAAGTTGTTATCCACATAGACAGTTTTTTGACTAATTCGGGTCTTCTTTTACACATTTGGCAGTCTCTAGGAAACTTGGGTGACACAacccagcacagcaggggaATGTGTGTTCACTCGTATTTTGCCACCATcaaaaaagagaagaacaaTAAGACGTTGGTAACAGAGATCTGCAGTACCATGCCCTGGGGCTCACTTCCTTCAATTTCATGTTAGAAATTAAACTAGAATCTTGCAAAACCTGAATATTTCCAAAACCTGACATTTAGGTAACCAAACTGCCCTCTCATCCCCCCTGCAATCTACCCATACTCAGGGATTTCACTCTATTTTATTCTGAAGGTCTTTAAAGCATATTTAGGCGATTCAGGTTGTACTGAGTgatgaacagaagaaaatgagaaagctgGGTAATTCCAGTAAAGCAAAAACCAGAGCAGGCTGAGCATCATTGTACCTGCATTAGCAAAATCCTATAAATTTGAGGGGTGAGAGGGAGCAACAAAGAACATTTCTATCATTAGTTACTTAGGCTGAGATTTCTCAGCCCTTAGAGCATTGCCAATAAACTCAGTCATGCCTTGGTACTTggtaaaacagaaaggaaactaTTAAAGATATTTGCATCCCTTCCATAACAGGAGAAAAAATCCTCCGTTACATTGCTAAGTGACAGGCTGAGTCAAACACTTCCTCTTTAATGAAAACTTTATTAGATCTCAGCATGGTTACAATTTTGAAAATTGCTTTTAGTGAGTTTGATGAGTTTTGGAGCTAGAATTTAATGTCATTGTCTTTTAAATTTAATCTTAttcaaattacatttaatttgaTTGCACTGTGGTGCTTACTCGCAATATGATTAGTTTCCATTTTGCTACTTATTCACCCTTTTGCaagcaaaacacccacctccCTCAGTGTTATCCCCAAATGCTGCACCGTGGGTATCCATAAACCACAGAATGTCCTGCAAAGCTGCAGTTTTTGCACCTTACTTCTGTTTCTCAGTGGCTTCCAGCACCATGCAGGGTGAAGAAAAGCCCCATCCTGCCTCACTTACCTCCCACAGGATTTCCCCATCTCATCCCCAACAAAATAGACTTTCTTCACCTGCATCACCCAGGCTCTGCCATTGGTTGTGCTTATCCTGTCCTGCTTTATCTCTTTATTTTAACTCACACACCTGCCATCAATGCAAAATTAAGTAACTGCCAATTGCTGCCAGCTTTCTGtgactgtttttttctgcaaattaaaaaaaactttgtCTAGAGTTCACAACAAGCAAAATGTGAAGAAACAGGTGGTTTACGTGCACTGCTGCAGTGCTTGGAGTGTTGTTCAGATGCAGAATGGGGCTGTAACCCCCATGAAACGCAGCTGGTGGGTGCAGAGAAGACAAGCGAAGCATTGGCTGCTCTTGCACAGTTCACACAAAATCTACATTAATCACTCTTTACCTCACTGATCTTTATCTCAAGGCATCATGTAAAATGTCAGCAAATAATTTGGTCTTCACCATGTTTAATTCACTCAATTAGCTctgtaaaaaaaattccaactcagttaacaaaatcaaaacaaagccaaaaaatgaCACAGAGGAGTGTGGGGAGTCAAGCCTTGCAGACCTGAGTAGAACTTCATTAAAACACCTTGGAGAAACCAATATCCAACCTGGGAATCCAGATTTCCGAGAAGCTTTTAACCCAAATTTCCCAGTGTGATGCAAAATTGGGTGCACGTTTTCTACAGTCTACATGGCTGAGTGTATTGGTGACACCACTAGTTTTGGCCATGAGCAGAAGTTACTCTGGTGAGTCAGGGAAATATCAGAGGTGGCATGAGCTGGTAGCCAGGAGACCTTATTGTTGTGTTTGGAGAATGTCCTTGAAGCTGGTAGGTTTTCCTGCTGCATCTCACCATGGTACCTTCACTTCTGCCTCACTAAACTGAATGTGCAACTTGAAACCAAGAAAGTATCTGGCCTTCAGGATATTTATTAGTAacagaattaggaaaaaaagctcattttctGAGGAAATGCATAgaattacttcattcttttctcctcttcagtCTCAATTGGTAAGTTTCTAACAAAATTagtaattaagaaaattaatttaagatAGTGCAATTTCATCTGGATTAGTTTAGCTGAGCCCTGGGCATGAGAAGCTTTGCACAGAGAGCTAGGTAttgtcatatttttttcctacctacTCTGTCTAAACATATTGTTTCAAAATGTTACTGTCAAAAagactttttcccctttctacaTGTAACATCTGATGATCAAGGAAAACACTAAATCAGGAGTGTTTCTTCTGGAGAAAAACAATCATACAGGGATTCGAATGGGAGTGTGGGGTGTGTGAAGGTGGCAATGGATTTAAAACCCCTTGAGCAGCAGGACTGGCACGTCTCTCCACCTCGCCTTGCTCATTTGCAGTGGGTTGTCTGGAGCTGAAACATCTCCCATGATCTCCATCAGGCTCTGAAGCCCACTCCAATCAGGCTTCAGGTGGTGGTTTTGTCCAAGCTGCTACCCTGTCACTGCGTGACAGACATAAATGACATAGTTGGATGACATTTCACTGGGAGAAGAGCAAAACAGAGTAGCACATGTGTCTTGAAGTCATCCTGGTGGGatcactttctttccccatgaAGTACAACTTCTGTTCAGTGGCATCCACCAGCAGCTGATGTGATGTTTCCATCTTCagataatcatagaatcatagaatcatattgGTTGGATGAGACCGtcaaggtcatcgagtccaaccataacttaactctagcactaaccgtGTCCCGAAGatcctcatctctgcatctttatacccctccagggatggtgagtctaCCACTTcctttgggcagcctgttccagtgcctgacaaccctttcagtgaagaatctttttcctaatatccaatctgaaccttccctgttACAACTAAGATAGGGTTTGAATTCTGTGTGGCAAAACGGCTCTTGGTGCTGTTCTGGAATGTAAGGCCGGTCTTCACCCACCCagtgccacaaaaaaaaagagagagtgaGGGCACAGCATCCTGGCTGAGAGCCCCGACATGAAGCTGCATCTAACCTGGGCTCTCAGTTTTTGATtgcacagagaaacaaaacagtcAGTGGCTCTCTGGCGCAGACCGGGTGGCCAAAGACCAGTTTCCAGCTCCTGGCTGTGAACTAGGGCATTGCATTCCCTCCCTTCCCAGAAATAACACTCAAGGTGGCCTTGTTCATGCTCCAGTGTTCTTCTTCAATTTCCTGTAATTTTGCTCAGCCACAATATTGTAGGGTTTCTAAGATTTTCTGCTCAGGCACAGTGAAGACTGTAAACACGTGTCTCTCCCACTGTTAAAGCTGAAGTTTCAGCATCAGCAACATGGCAATATCTGGGATGCATTAATGAAGCTGGCTAATAAAAATGGGGTACAAAGCTCTCATTTTACAGGACACCTAATCAGATTTTTCCAGCATGGCACAGAGCTGTGTTCACCCAGCGGAACTTCTTTCCGTAAAGCAACAGCCATGGTTAGAGGGCAACATATCCATCTGCCcaggtatttttttaagttaatttgAACTCTTTTCACCTTTTCCACCTGCATTATCCTGATAAACTTCAGGATTGTGCAACAGGCAGGAACAGTTACAAATTATCCTTAACATTTGAGTTTAATATTAATGGTTTCATtgtaaacaaaagcaaacaaaaccacatagCTGCTATTGCTAAATAGGTTGGAACCTCCACACTACCAAATAGCCAGGCTGGTTGTAGACCTTGAGAGCTGCCGTCAGGTCTTACTGTTGGCCTGAATCTGCAAGCAAAAGAATTGTGGCCACATAGACTTTCTGATTGGCTGGAAAAAATTGGATACAGCCTCTGTTGGGGTGTATaaatagaaagcaaaatattttagacCTTTCACTTTGAAATCAGAGCTCTCAAGACACATGAAAATGCATAGAGTCACAGCAGTCATCCTCCTGATTGCCATCTCCAGTGGTGAGTTAGCTGCGTTCTTCTAAACTTCATTcataactttctttctttcttcctttctttcttcctttcttctgattTGTTCTCTGCCATttcatgcttttgaaaataaccCCTCTCACATTGCATAGAAACCTCCATGGAAATATATGTTTTAGACATGATAAAGGGTTGTGGTAAATTTTCTTGCAGTAATAATGTTGATTGACTAAAAGAGAATAAGCTGAGTCATATTGATTACtaacagcatgtgtgttttctTAAAAGCCTTTTACTTAAAGATCAGCCCGCTGagcagaaagggttgtcagagaTGTTTCTGTGTTTAATGTCATCACCTTTGATTCCACAAAGAATACGTATTTCactaaaagaaaggaaggctaCCTAGAACAAAGAGTTGTTTTGCTTGAGGAAGGCATTAGGGGTTTCCTGCATCCTTTTAGCACCAGACCTTCAGTGCCAGCACATCATTTCCCCTGTTTGCGTATGTTCCCAGAGCCCAACAGGGATGGGGGAGTGGGGCTATAAGAGGTTTGCAGAAAGTACCAAGTCAGGGGTTgcctcttcccccttctcccctGTAAATGTCTTCCCTCTCTCAGACACCTCCAGGGCTGTAGGATCAGCATGGGCTTGACTGTGGAGTCTGGAACAAAAAATATGAGGATATTACCCTGCTGGTTGCCACTTTGAAAGAGTAATATAGAAATACAGGGAGATAGAAAATACTGTTAGTAAAAGGTAGATGACAGCTTTTATTTTCGACTGGATCCCACATTAAGGCATAAGAATGACCTTAGTGGCTCTCAGCCCTGTTTTTCACAGTTTCAGTTCAGTATTCCAAGATCCTGGGTGTCTCAGGTCACCTTCCAGGCAGAGACATCCCATAGCTCCAGCCCCACGTCTGCCCTGGGGCAATGGGAGAGGAGGGGGTCCCTCCATGGTGTCCCTCTAGATATATTTGTTCtgcatttttgctttgaagTCACTGCTTGAAGTACCctcaaacatcattggacaaagcataaaagaaaaaaaaaagattgctgTTTCATTGCATtcctaaaattgcattaaaaaatgaacaactTTCTAGTTCCCTGAAGCCTGATCCATGGTTACAGCAAAGTCCAAAAGGCTCTTGCTATTGATTAAACAACACTGGCTGGGAAATTCCCTTTCTAGTTCGTGGGTTTCATCTTCtgatcttttcttcttttctagcTACTGCAGCACAATGGGCAAAAATCTGCTCAGGCCAACCTGCAAACAAAATCAGAGGCTGCGACTCCCAGGGCTGCGGTAGATACAACGACCCCAGGTCCTGGGCTGGGGTGATGGGAGATGGCTGGGCTTGAAATGTtcttaaaatagaataaaatgtgaaaaattggagaagaggagggttTCTAGCTGGCAAGGTGCTGCTGTGGGCTAACCCACCTTGCTCTTCTtcagaggagggaggaagcacAAGGGGGTGGACGTGGTGTGCGAGGACGGCGCTGTGGTGTTCGCACCCTTCACGGGGACCATTGACAGGCAGGTCAGGCCCTACGGAAATGGCAACGCCATTGACAACGGAGTCCAGCTGTCGGGATCAGGTACCAGAACTGAAAAACATGCATCTTGCAAGGCATGATTGTGAAACATGCTGATTCGTTTATAGAGCTTTAAAAATCATGAACCCAACCTGAACTGCAGTGTGCTCACATGTGAATCTGTGTGAAAACTGTAACTTTGAAATCCAGGTTCTGTTAATGCAGGGAAGTGGATTGAAAGGATTACAGCATTTCACCTCTATTAAAAAAGTCTAAGGATGAAGCTGGTTCCTTTGCAGTCTTTGGATAATTAAGGGAACAGCCTCTGACTTACCCATGCAGTTTTATCCACCTTAATCCCCTTTCCCACCCTCCTCATGTTAATTTATTGATTTTCCTATTCTCTTTTCTTGATGCTATGGGGGCATCACAGCATTTTTTGTAACTTTTTCTGCTGATGGATCTCTCACATTTTATCGTAACTTGTATTTTGCTACTGAACATTATGACTTTGCCAGGCTTTTAAACCATTTCACAAGAGAAACGGTTtccccctcttctctctcccctgTTACCAGGATTCTGCATTAAGATGTTTTACATCAAACCAGTCAAGTACAGTGGCCCCATcaagaagggagagaaaatcGGCGTCCTGCTGCCCATGCAAAGGGTCTACCGAGGAATTACGTCCCATGTCCACATCCAGAACTGTGACTTAACAGATCCTACTCCCAACCTGTAAACAGGTGGCTGCACATCAAGGGCAAAGCCTTCAGCCCCCAGCTTGCGTATTCATTAAATTACTTGGGTCTAAGTCATCACTCTAGTAAAGCAGAAGCCATTGAGCCTCAGATAGTTTTTTTTCTACCTAAAAAGTACCCATGAGCAAAATTCTGGCAGTTATCTGACCATGAACAGATTCAGAGTAAGGTGTAAGAGGTGTTTTAAAGCTGTTATCACATCCTGCATATCACTGCACTCATAGATGAAGGCTGAAGTGGCGGGGAAGGGATGAGCGGCGGGGGGGTGGTGGATCCTCGATGcactgagctgtgctgcagctcacTCGCCTTGGACTTCTCTGCTCCCTTTGCAGCCAAAAATGAAGATTTCTTCAATAAGTCAGAAACTTTACTTGTGCTTGCATATGGAAAATCATATTATTAAAGAGCTGCTTCACTACAAATCGCTTTGAATTCCTTTGGTGCTGTCACACAGTTTGGGTTGGGTTCTGCTTTTTTAGTGCAgctagggagaaaaaaatacctgtatAAGCTGAAACTCAAATCTTTCCTGGGGCCCATGaccaaaaacataaaataacgTTAATGAAGTAACTTATTCCTTTTCCCCAGACTCCTGCTTCAGGATTACCTGGGCACACGCAGGTTTCATTTTGTCCAAATGAGGCATTTCTTTCCATTAGCAAATCAGCTGAAGATTTTTCTGGGATAACAAGCTCTTGTTAATAGAACAGGGCTTTTCAGGCCAAGGCTACAAACATGCTACTGGGAGTCTCAAGGGCTAAAGTGCTCTACAAGTGCTGCAGGCTCACATATTTACTAATGCAACTGCAGCCTTGGATAAGTAGAGAGGCTGCTTCAGTGGGAGCTGTGTATGTCCTGACAGCAGATTGATTTCTTCTAAGAAATTACGGAAGAATATTTGATACACCAGTGAAAAGTGCTTAACCTGCTGCGTCCTATTCACTTGCCCCTGGAATCACTTGAATTTTGCTGTGGATGAAAAATCAACACATCCTTATAAACATACAGCCCAAAGCTGCAGGGGCAGACAGCAACCAGACTTTGAAGGTAAATCAATACAATTGAGTTTGCTGTGAAAATATAACCTTTTCCTTTTACTGAAAGgagaaacatttcagaaaaagtcCCCAGTGTTCTCCTGTTTGgatcaattttttaaattgtcatgAAGCTGGTTgcctgcagaaaagaaagacGCCCACCTAAGTTTCCTGCTTGGTTAAAATCCCAGGTCCTAACCTGGTTATCAGCTTCTCACCTTTGAAAAGGGAAGGTCCCAATCAAACCCCCCACTTCTCCACATGAATCCTAATGAAAGACTGAGCAGGATTCTGAGCCTCCAGCCAACACACACACCGGTTTTGCTCCTCCACGAGTAACAGCTTCACTTGCATGTTAATGACAACAGCACTTTCTTTGTATGTCCCCAGAGTCTGGGTTCACAAAGCTTTTCAAGGGAGCtctgatttgtttttccagcaGCGCTTTGTCACAGAGATGCAGGATGCTCCTGCAGGCGCCTGAGAGTGGCACAGGGCAAATGTTAAATCTTACACTTTTAGCTGGGGCCatcagccagcagcagcaaagaaaaagtaaataccACTTTCTCTTTTAGGTTACAGAGCAGTTGGGGCAAAGGGTATAAGTAAATCCAGCTTTATCTTTTCAGACTAGTAAAAAAATAACTGGCTGTAGAGGAAGGGAAAGTACAACACGTAGCTGTTTCTGGGAAACCAGTAAAGGGCTGGTAAAATATACTGTTCTAGAATATTCGAGGTGAGGGGCAAGGGTGAAGTAACAGGGGCAAGTAGACTTTCCAGGAAAGAGTTGGAAACTCAGGCCATGCAGAATTGCCTTGTTTTTGCACTGGTTCTGCAGGGATCCTTTTACTTGCAGTCCcttttattttataactttGTATCACACAGTCCAAGAGTAACTGCCTAAAGTTGCAACCCAAACTACACTGTATCCTGCTATTTCCCCAAACATTAAAGGACTTTTGGAGGATTCAGCCTGAGCTTTGTCCAACCCATGAGATAGGATGTAAGTTGCAAAAGGATTTTGCGTTGCTCAATCCTCCTTATTAAAACCTGTCTAAGTCAGGCTTAGTAAGGATGTTAATAAATGCAGATGGAGACTTCAGTCAGAAGATTTTGGCTGATCAGCTGGCGCAACCTGCTGATTTTCCAGGGATACTACAATAAGCTGTGTACACAAAGCTCAGTTAATCATTGAGGCGAAATTCTCTTATCTCAGCCTTGCCAATGGTCAGAGGCCTAAATAAACAGTGAGTGGAATTTGTTTTACATTGTGCTGGATTGATTTTCCCCATGAAAGTCTGCGCTGCTAATTGCACAAGTAAATTCTTCtacagttaatttttaaaacatattttgttttataatgaTTAGCACAAAGAATGTTatgcatttttcaaagaaatggtTTTTAAGGTTCTTTAGTAACATATTGTCCGCAGCTCAGCGTCGACTTGCTCCCACACTGAACACACCGGGCCAGTTGAGAAGGACAAAGCCAACTGTTCTGCAAGATGTATCTGTTACAGGAAGAGGATTTACCTTCTCAATTGCCTCCTAAGAAGCCTGGCAAAACTACAGTTACAATACTGCAACATTAGCAAGAAATGAGATGTGCAGCTCTCATTTATCCAAtttgctggggctgcagccccacagaggcTGCAAAGAGGAAGGACTTTGTGGATCAAATCATCAGTATTTGGATGTTGGCCGAATCCTATCGAGCAGAAATATGtgtaaagaaaatgaaggagaaacCAGCCCTTGCTGAGGGGCAACCAGAGGGGggtggcagcacagctggaagGAAAGCACAGGTCTTGGCTGGGGGTGGGATTCGCTCTGCCGCAGGGTTTGGCCTTGGCTTTTGCTGATGTTTCTGCTCAAAAGGTCCACTACCATTGCCCAGGTGTGTCTCacagttttctattttttttaactctgaaaATCTTATTCCCTAATTTTACCATCTGACTTTTCTCATTAATTACATTGTCACTCAACATGTTGAGGGACTAGTCTAACATTTGCAAGGTTTATGGCCACATGCATGGCAGGTACCATCTATCCAAAAGTCCTGGTGACTGGCAGTGGACCCTCCTGAAACATGACAGAATCTATTCAGCTGTGTC from Columba livia isolate bColLiv1 breed racing homer chromosome 14, bColLiv1.pat.W.v2, whole genome shotgun sequence includes the following:
- the LECT2 gene encoding leukocyte cell-derived chemotaxin-2, whose translation is MKMHRVTAVILLIAISSATAAQWAKICSGQPANKIRGCDSQGCGRYNDPRGGRKHKGVDVVCEDGAVVFAPFTGTIDRQVRPYGNGNAIDNGVQLSGSGFCIKMFYIKPVKYSGPIKKGEKIGVLLPMQRVYRGITSHVHIQNCDLTDPTPNL